The uncultured Paludibaculum sp. sequence TACCTGCGGATTCATTGGGGAAAAGAATAGTGTGGCATACCGGTGGCCGGGTGCGACACATGTTACGCGCCGGGACGCTGCCGTGGCCCCCGCATTCCCGGTACAATCGTGCTTCATGCGGCTCGAACTCGACGGCGCCAAGGCTCTGGTCACTGGCGGCAGTAACGGCATTGGCCTGGCCATCACGGAAGCTTTGCGCGCCTGCGGCGCCCAGGTGACGGTGGCCGATCTGGAATCGGCGCCCCCGGTCGACGTCACCGACTACCAATCCCTGGCCGCGGCCTTCGACGCCGCCGGACCGCTGGATGTCGTCGTCGCCAATGCCGGCGCGGTCACGGTGGCTCCCCTCGACAACACGACGATGGAGCAGTGGAACCGGCTGCTGGCGATCAACCTGTCCGGGGCATTCCAGACGATTCAGTTGGCGGCGCGCCAGATGAAACCCCGGCGGCGCGGAGCCATCGTGCTCACCGCCTCGACGAATTCCTACGACGGCGAACCCGACCTCATCGCCTACAACGCCACCAAGGCCGGCCTGCTGGGCTTGCTGCATACGGCGGCCGGCGAACTGGGCCCCTACGGTATCCGCATCAACGCCGTGTGCCCCGGACTGATCCGCACCCGCCTGACCGAGCCTCACTTCGCCCAGCCTGAGGTGTTGAAGAGCTACTTCCAACACATCCCGCTGGGCCGCGGCGGCCAACCCGTGGAAGTGGCCAACGCGGTTGCCTTTCTGGCGTCGCCGCTAGCGTCGTTCATCACCGGAGCCACGCTGCTGGTGGACGGCGGCCAGATGGCGACCAAGTTCGGGACCTGGAACGAGACCTTTGCTCAATTCAACACGGATCATTGGGAACTGAAATGAATCAGACGTTGCGGGCCGAGGGCCTGACCAAGTCGTTTGGCCCGGTGCAGGCCGCCGGGGGAGTCAGTCTCTCGGTGCAGGCCGGGGAAGTGGTGGGGCTTCTCGGACCGAACGGTGCGGGCAAGACAACCATCTTGCGCATGATCGCCGGCATTCTCACGCCCGACCAGGGTGAGGTCTTCATCAACGGCATCAACGTCGCGCTGAATCCACTGGCCACCAAATCCCGCATTGGATTCCACTCCGGCGACACCCAGCTCTACCAGCGCCTCAACGCACGGGAGGCCCTGGAGTACTTCGGCCGTCTGTATGGAATGAATGAGCGCGCGCTGCACCATCGCATCGAGGAGCTGATCGAACAACTGGAGATGGGTTCGTTCGCCTCGCGCCCCTGCGGGACGCTCTCCTCCGGACAGAAACAAAGGGCGAACATCGCCCGGGCGTTTCTGCACGAGCCCGACTTGCTGATCCTTGATGAGCCTACCAACGCCCTCGACATCGTCAGCGGCCAGTTCATCGTCGAAGCCATCCGCCGCGAGAAGGCGGCCGGACGGGCGGTTCTCTTTTCCACGCACATCATGGGCGAAGCCGAGTATCTCTGCGACCGCATCGCGCTGCTCCACCAGGGCCGCGTCGTCGATGAGGGCACCGTACCCGAACTGCTGGAACGCGCGGGCTGCGGCAATCTCACAGACGCGTTCCTTAAGAACATCGGTGCTCGCCGCAACGGAGTCACGGCATGAGATTCGCCACTGTCCTCACGATCTATCGCAAGGAGCTTCGCGAGGCCCTGCGCGACCGCCGGACCATCTTCATGATGATCGGCCTGCCCATCCTGCTCTACCCGCTGCTGATGATCGGAATCAGCCGGCTGCAGGAGGGCCAGGAAGCCGCGCAGGCGGCCCGCGCGTCGCGCGTCGCGGTCTGGGGCGTGCTACCCCTGGACGCCCAGGAACGCATGTTGAAGTCGGGCAAGTTCGAGTTGCTGCCATGGGCGGGCGTCACTGAATCAGTGCGTGCCGGCCTGGAGATGGGGCAGTTTGCGCCGCCGCCGACGCCGCCCATCGATCTGGAAGGCGACGACAAACCTCCGGTGCCCAAGAAGATGCCGGACACAGCCTGGGCCAAGGCCGCCCAGCAGGCTATTCTCGACCGCCGGGCCGATGCGATCCTCATCGCCTGGCCATCGTTCGGCGTGCAATTACAGCGCGGCGACATGGCGACGGCCAGCATCCTCTACGACTCCGTCAGACCCGATTCCCGCAAGGCGCGCGATCGCGTCAGCGACTACCTGCGGCAGTACCGCATCGACCTGCTGCGCCTGCGTGAGAGGCAGCGCGACCTGCCCAGCGGCTTCGCCACCGGCATTGATCTGCAGAGCACGAATGTCGCCAGCGAGCAGCGCAAGTCCGGCATGTTGGTGGGCATGCTGCTGCCCTATATGCTGATCCTGTTCTCCGCGATGAGCGGCTTCTACGCGGCCATCGATATGACGGCCGGTGAGAAGGAACGCGGCACGATGCAGACCCTGCTCTGCGCGCCGGTGGAGTCGCTGGAGATCATCGGCGGCAAGTTCCTGGCGGTGTGGAGTATCGCCATGATCGCCACCGTCGTCAACCTGCTGAGCCTATCCCTCACGTTCACCCGGCTGAAGCTGATTCCCGGCATGCAGACCAGCGTGCCGGCGTCTTCCTACCTGATCGCCTTCCTGATGCTCGTGCCCATCTCACTGATGGTCAACGCCGTCTTCCTGGCCGTGGGCGCCTTCGCCAAGGACTTCAAGGACGGCCAGAACTTCCTCACGCCCATCCTGATGAGCCTGCTGGTGCCGCTGGTAGCGACCATGACGCCGGGCATCGAGTTGAACGGATATCTGGCCTTCGTGCCCGTGGTGAACATCGCACTGCTCATCAAGGGCGTCTTCCTGGGCGAATGGGCGGCCGACACGCTGTTCCTGGTGATGCTGAGTTCGCTGTGCTACGCGTCCATCGCGCTGGTCTTCGCGGCTCACATCTTCGAGCGCAATTCGCTGCTGCTGGGCGGCAAGGAGCATCTCTCCGGCGTCTTCGATTTCTCCCGCCACCCCGGGGCACGGCCCACGCCGGCTGTCTCGTTGCTGGTGTTTGCCGTCGCGCTCGTGCTGGCGTTCTACGGCAGCCTGAGCCTCATGCGTTACGGGTTGCCCACGGTGCTTATCGTGATGCAGTTCGGCTTCTTCCTGCTGCCTTGTCTGGCCTTGGTCCGGCTCAAGGGTTATAGCTTCCCCGAAACCTTCTCGCTGCGACGCCCTTCCTGGCGGGCCATCGCCGCCTGCATTCTGATCGGTTTGTCGGCCTGGGCCGTGGCCGGCGGCCTGCTGGTGAGACTCCTGCCACCGCCAGAGTCGCTGCAAAAGGCCATGGAGCGGCTGCTGCTGCTGGACGACAAGCCGGCACCGCTATGGCAGGCCCTCCTACTGGTCGGCATGGTGCCCGCCATCTGCGAGGAGACACTGTTCCGCGGTCTGATCCTGAGCGGCTTCCGCCGCCTGGGCATGTGGCCGGCGATTCTGGCTTCGGGCCTGCTGTTCGGCCTCGCCCACGCCTCCATCTACCGGCTGTTGCCCACGTTCGCGCTGGGCGTCACCTTCGGCTACGCCGTGTGGAAGACGCGGTCAATTCTTGCCGGAGTCATTTGTCACGCCCTGAACAACGGGCTGATGGCCGTGCTGGCGCGCTCAAAGAACATCGTCGAGGAACTG is a genomic window containing:
- a CDS encoding SDR family NAD(P)-dependent oxidoreductase gives rise to the protein MRLELDGAKALVTGGSNGIGLAITEALRACGAQVTVADLESAPPVDVTDYQSLAAAFDAAGPLDVVVANAGAVTVAPLDNTTMEQWNRLLAINLSGAFQTIQLAARQMKPRRRGAIVLTASTNSYDGEPDLIAYNATKAGLLGLLHTAAGELGPYGIRINAVCPGLIRTRLTEPHFAQPEVLKSYFQHIPLGRGGQPVEVANAVAFLASPLASFITGATLLVDGGQMATKFGTWNETFAQFNTDHWELK
- a CDS encoding ATP-binding cassette domain-containing protein encodes the protein MNQTLRAEGLTKSFGPVQAAGGVSLSVQAGEVVGLLGPNGAGKTTILRMIAGILTPDQGEVFINGINVALNPLATKSRIGFHSGDTQLYQRLNAREALEYFGRLYGMNERALHHRIEELIEQLEMGSFASRPCGTLSSGQKQRANIARAFLHEPDLLILDEPTNALDIVSGQFIVEAIRREKAAGRAVLFSTHIMGEAEYLCDRIALLHQGRVVDEGTVPELLERAGCGNLTDAFLKNIGARRNGVTA
- a CDS encoding ABC transporter permease subunit/CPBP intramembrane protease: MRFATVLTIYRKELREALRDRRTIFMMIGLPILLYPLLMIGISRLQEGQEAAQAARASRVAVWGVLPLDAQERMLKSGKFELLPWAGVTESVRAGLEMGQFAPPPTPPIDLEGDDKPPVPKKMPDTAWAKAAQQAILDRRADAILIAWPSFGVQLQRGDMATASILYDSVRPDSRKARDRVSDYLRQYRIDLLRLRERQRDLPSGFATGIDLQSTNVASEQRKSGMLVGMLLPYMLILFSAMSGFYAAIDMTAGEKERGTMQTLLCAPVESLEIIGGKFLAVWSIAMIATVVNLLSLSLTFTRLKLIPGMQTSVPASSYLIAFLMLVPISLMVNAVFLAVGAFAKDFKDGQNFLTPILMSLLVPLVATMTPGIELNGYLAFVPVVNIALLIKGVFLGEWAADTLFLVMLSSLCYASIALVFAAHIFERNSLLLGGKEHLSGVFDFSRHPGARPTPAVSLLVFAVALVLAFYGSLSLMRYGLPTVLIVMQFGFFLLPCLALVRLKGYSFPETFSLRRPSWRAIAACILIGLSAWAVAGGLLVRLLPPPESLQKAMERLLLLDDKPAPLWQALLLVGMVPAICEETLFRGLILSGFRRLGMWPAILASGLLFGLAHASIYRLLPTFALGVTFGYAVWKTRSILAGVICHALNNGLMAVLARSKNIVEELGLSGSKYVPWTIIAAACVVMALGLWLLAREGGSEPAESA